In Methanolobus chelungpuianus, a genomic segment contains:
- a CDS encoding ABC transporter permease: MRYELFIALRHIKARKRQTILSVAAIGIAVMILMVSQAFMAGFTQEIYESTVANLPHVVVSPQEGEDYIHLYGNIVREVNSIEGVVASSPYLIGEASFRYRDKTANAALKGVVPTEEEAVAHVSNDVIEGDFEELAYSRRGIVIGDDLARRLGLQMGDSVEVSFPNANTLSLRVIAIYDTGTPADESLTYTSLGTAQDFYGTADVINGISLRLADFNRDREVASIIREEGYRADGWTQNNPEILQTLAIERSSNQVTLGFILLIASFGVVSTLNMVVMSKLKEIGILMAMGMSRSGIRLVFLLESGMLGLAGAVLGALAGTVIALSVGSYPLPEGVYGISSIPVIVRPTDVLLIITVVFLLNLIAGIYPAQRAASLDPVRAISTR; the protein is encoded by the coding sequence ATGCGGTATGAACTCTTCATAGCACTCCGGCACATAAAGGCAAGAAAGCGCCAGACCATCCTCTCGGTTGCAGCCATCGGGATAGCAGTTATGATCCTTATGGTCTCCCAGGCTTTTATGGCAGGATTCACACAGGAGATATATGAGTCCACAGTTGCCAACCTGCCACATGTTGTCGTATCGCCCCAGGAAGGCGAGGACTACATACACCTCTACGGGAACATCGTCAGGGAAGTCAACAGCATAGAGGGCGTGGTGGCTTCCTCTCCATATCTCATAGGTGAGGCTTCTTTCCGGTACAGGGACAAGACCGCAAATGCAGCACTAAAGGGAGTCGTACCCACGGAGGAGGAAGCAGTAGCACATGTGAGCAATGACGTGATAGAAGGTGATTTTGAAGAGCTTGCATACTCGAGGAGAGGGATCGTGATAGGCGATGATCTCGCCCGCAGGCTTGGACTGCAGATGGGAGACAGTGTGGAAGTATCTTTCCCAAATGCAAATACCCTATCCCTGAGGGTTATAGCTATATACGATACTGGCACGCCTGCGGATGAAAGCCTGACATATACATCCCTTGGGACGGCACAGGATTTCTATGGCACTGCGGATGTCATCAACGGCATTTCACTGAGACTGGCGGATTTTAATCGGGACAGGGAAGTAGCTTCCATCATAAGGGAAGAAGGCTACAGGGCAGATGGCTGGACCCAGAACAACCCGGAGATACTGCAGACCCTGGCAATCGAGAGGTCCTCCAACCAGGTTACCCTGGGATTCATACTCCTTATTGCATCTTTCGGAGTCGTGAGCACCCTGAACATGGTGGTCATGAGCAAGCTTAAAGAGATAGGCATCCTGATGGCAATGGGAATGAGCAGGTCCGGGATAAGGCTTGTTTTCCTGCTTGAGAGCGGGATGCTGGGACTTGCAGGCGCTGTACTGGGAGCCCTTGCAGGAACTGTCATCGCACTTTCTGTAGGCAGCTATCCTCTGCCTGAAGGAGTGTACGGTATCAGCTCGATACCTGTAATTGTGCGCCCGACGGATGTTCTCCTGATCATAACCGTTGTCTTCCTGCTGAACCTCATAGCTGGCATCTACCCGGCACAGCGCGCAGCAAGCCTGGACCCTGTGAGAGCCATATCAACAAGGTGA